TCGTGTTCGCGAACTCGGAATAGCCAGGCCGTGGTGGGACTCGTGATTCGACGCCAACCCAGTCCGTTGGCTCCCCCCGCAATCAGTGTCCCTTTTTGGCCGCACGCGATGAATCCGTCCGGCGTCGTGGTGACGCTCGATAGCAGGTTGGCGTTGACCGGATTGCGTCGGGTCCAGAGGCTTCCGTTGCTGCTCACCACGATTTCCCCCTGATCGCCGACCGCCACATAAAGGCCGTGGCCGGCGGTGATTCCCTGGAGTTGGTTCGTGGTCGGCTTGTTCTCAGATTCGAGCCAGATAACCCCGAAGGTTGAACTAAGATTCGTTCCGTTCCCCGACTGTGAGGGCAGGTTGGTGAGCAGGTTGGGGCTCCGGATGATCGAGCCTTTCGTTCCGACGGCCACCAGCAGGTTGGAATCGCCTCCCACCCCCAGCAGCGTGACATTGGTCACGGAACGTGGTGCGAGCTCCAGGGTCCAATCGACTCCTTCGCTGCTGGTCAGCAGAGTTCCGTTCTGACCGACGGCGACATAAAGATCATTCAGTCGAGTTGCGCTCCACAGCCAGGGGCGAAGCGATTCGGAGGTTTCCAACCAGGAGTAGGGGAAACCGGCGAGTGGTTGGTATCCTTCAACCATCAGACCGCTACGGCCGGCGGCCAGGAAGTAGTTGGACCGCGCCATGGAGGCATAATATGTTCCAGCAGGCGCGGGATAGTTCGAGAGAATGAACTGATCCACCCAGGGACCGTTTGTTTCGCTGATGAGCAGATCGAAGCTGCCCCCGACCAGTCGCGAGGAGGCGTTGGCTGAGGCCGTCCAGAGGTCATTGGTTCGGCCGGAGGATTCGAGGCTCCAGTTGATACCATTGCTACTCGACCCGATCGTACCCGCCCGTCCCACGGCGAGGTATCGGCCCCCTCCGTAGGTGATTCCCAGCCAATCCTTGGTCCCAACGGAGCGCGAAACCCAATTAGTTCCTTGCTGGCTTTGGAGCACTGTTCCCTGTTGGCCGACCGCGACGAAGCCAGCCGGCCCGTGAGCAACCCCCGTCAGCCACGTGCTGAAGGGGGTTGATTGCCGCTTCCAACGCACCCCGTCATTGCTGGTGTAGATGGCTCCCGCGTCACCCACCGCCACGATCTGCTGGGGAGAAGCCGCCACCCCTTCGAGCCAATCCTCAGTCGGCCCGTCCAAATGAGTTCCTGGTTGGATACTTTGGGGTCCGTTAAGGTTATCGGAGTAGTATACCGAACCACTTTCCCCTACGAGAACTGCTCTTCCGGTCGGTAGGAACAGAGCAGCGCGCAAGGCTAGGTTGGTTCCAGTTTCGCGCGGAATCCAAGTCACCAGGTCATCGCTGTAGTAGATAAGCCCTCTTTCCGTCACTTGGAGCCCTCGTTGGAGGGCATCGGAGTAAGTCAGGCCGAAAACCTGGTTGCCGTGTGGTTTTGGATTTGACCATCGCGTGTGAGCCGAGGGAGGTGCGGCAAAGCACTGAACATCAGCATGGTGGAGCACCAGGCTGATCCAGCACAACCGAGCGATCAGGCCGATCGGCGCGTGAAAAACGCGGTACGCCATGTTTGAGTTGGAAGACCTTCATCAGGCTAACACTCTGCGGCAGAAAGTGCCAGCGGGGAGTTGGAGGGGACTCTGGTCATTCGTAATCGTAATCCCTTCCTCCTCAACATCGGACCCCGTTACTCCGCCAGGATACCGCCACGAGGTGGGAACCAGGAAACCAAACCGACTGACGGATTACGATTACGATTACGATTACGAGGAAGGGGGCGAGGAGGGATCTGGGACTTTTCGGGATGTAAGTCTTGCCTGAGTGGAGGCTTTGCTTCCATTCTCCCGACGCATTCATATCAACCGTTTATGACGCTTCTATCTGGAAAAATCGGAGTGGTGTTTGGGGTAGCGAACAAGCGATCCATTGCCTGGGCTATTGCCCAGGCTTGGCATAAGGCTGGCGCTCAGCTGGCGTTCACCTACCAAGGCGAACGCCTCAAGGAGAATGTGGAGGAATTAGCCTCAACCTTTGGAGCTGATACTTTGCTGATCCCTTGCGACGTGACCCGAGATGAGGACATCCAACGAGTCTTCACCGAGGTTGGCCAAAAGTATGGCAAGCTGCACCTCCTGCTGCATTCCGTGGCGTATGCTCCCAAGGACGCGCTGGAAGGAAAGTTCGTGGACACAAGTCGGGAAGCTTTCCGGGTAGCGCACGATGTGAGCGCCTATTCCTTGGTGGCATTGGCTCGGGGCGCTGCTCCCCTGATGACCGAAGGGGGAAGCATTGTGGCGATGAGCTACTACGGGGCGGAGAAGGTAGTGCCGCACTATAACGTCATGGGGGTGGCCAAGGCAGCTTTGGAAGCCAGCACTCGCTACCTCGCCTACGATCTGGGTCCGCAGAAAATCCGGGTTAACTGCATCAGTGCCGGCCCTATGAACACCCTGGCCGCTCGGGGTATCGCGGGCTTTTTGGACATGATGAAGCACTATGAGGCCCATTCCCCCCTCAAGCGAAATGTTGCTCCGGACGAGTTGGGGGCGACCGGCGCTTTCCTGGCGAGTGACGGCGCGGCCGCGATCACCGGGCAGGTCCTTTACGTGGATTGCGGGTATCAGATCATGGGCATGTAGGCCTCCTTGGAAAAATCGGATCAAGTCTTTCAGGCTTCACCCGATTCACTGAGAAGTGATTGCCAAACGGTTACGTGGGATCAAAACGCTAAATCTTTTGACCCCTTCCGCAACTTTTACTAGCGTCGCGCGTTACTCTACACACGCGCACCGGCTAATATTGTGTCATTTTTATCGCTAAAGAACTTAATCTCGGAAGTTACCCAGTCCACTCCGGACCAGGTGGACGCGTGGAGTAAGGCGTGGCGAGTGGCGGCTGAGAACGGAGGCCAGGAGTCGCTCATCGAGTTTATCGCGCGCGAGTGCGGCCGATCCGAGGAAACCTTCCTGCAGGAGCTGGCCAAGCGACTCAACTGGCCCTTTCTGGAGCTGCGATCGCTTTCAATTCCGACGGAGGCTCGAAATCGGATTTCGACCAAGGTGGCCTTTCAGTATTCGGTCATCCCGGCTAACGTGGTCGATGGCCAGCTTCAGGTTGCCGTCAGCAACCCGTTTGATCCCTCGATGATCAACTCGGTGCAGTTCGATGCTCGATCACCGGTTCAGTTCGCTTTGGCGCCCCGAGCGGAAATCGATAAGGCGCTGAAGAAGTACTATGGCGTTGGCGCCGAGACTTTGGATGAGCTTTCCAAGGACGAGCCCATGGAGCTGGTGGTGGCGGAGGACAAGGAAATCACCGAAGGCGATCAGGAAGCCAGCGTCATCAAGTTCGTTAACCAGATCGTCTGGGAGGCCTTCAAGGACCGCGCAACGGATATTCATTTTGAGCCTGCGGAGGATGAGCTGCGAATCCGGTATCGCATTGACGGCATTTTGCATCAGACCCCGATGCCCCCGCAGCTGAAGCACTATCAGTCCTCCATCATCTCCCGCATCAAGGTCATGGCCGGGATGAACATCGCCGAGAAGCGGCTCCCGCAGGACGGACGCATTAATGTTCGCATCAAGGGCGAGGAGATCGACATCCGCGTTTCCACCGTTCCCACGGTGTATGGTGAAAGCGTGTCGTTGCGGTTGCTGACCCGCGGAAAGATCTTCTTTGGCCTGGAGAAGCTCGGATTTGGTGGGGAGGAGGAGGCGGCGCTCCGGGAGATTATTGTGAAGCCACACGGCATCATGTTGGTGACCGGGCCTACTGGCTCGGGAAAGTCCACCTCTCTGTATGCCTTCCTCAGCACCATCAACTCAGTGACCAAGCGGATCATCACGATTGAGGAGCCGGTTGAGTATGAGTTGAAGGGCATCAACCAGATCGCCGTGCGATCCGACATCGGACTGACCTTTGCCGTGGGCCTGCGGCACATTCTGCGGCAGGATCCGAACGTGATCATGGTTGGGGAAATTCGCGACTTGGAGACGGCGGAAATTGCCATTCGCGCCGCGCTGACCGGTCACTTGGTTTTTAGCACTCTGCACACGAATGACGCCCCGAGTGCCTTCACCCGGCTGATTGACATGGGGATCGAGCCGTTCCTGGTGGCGTCCTCGGTCGAGGCAGTGATGGCCCAACGTCTGGTTCGGCGGATTTGTCCCAAGTGCAAAGTGGAGCAGAAGGTGGAGCGAGACTATTTGGTGAAAGCGGGGTTTCCAGAGGCAGGTATGGCACAGGCGAAATTCTGGAAGGGAACCGGTTGCGAAGAGTGTCGGCAGCTGGGGTATCAGGGTCGCGAGGGCATTCACGAGCTGATGGTCATGAATGATGCACTGCGGCCGTTGATTCTGAACCGGTCCGCTGCGTCGACCATTGCGGCCAAAGCGATGGATTATGGAATGAAAACGTTGCGAACAGATGGATGGAAGAAGGCCTTGGCGGGCATCACCACCATCGAGGAAGTGCTTCGCGTGACGCAGAGCGAGGAGCATATGCGCTCGCTCGTTGAAGAGGAAAAAACTGACAAGTGGGCAAAGGCGTAAACAAACCGCGCTGGCAGGCGTGCAATGTCATGGGGCTGAGCCCGACCGGGCCGCGTCTTTGGCAGGCGAGTCTCGCTGGAGGCAAAGTGACCCTGAGTCGCGAGGAGCCGCTGGAGGCGGCTGCGGCCACGGATCTGAAGCTGATTGCGAAGGATTGGAACGAGCTGGTTCGTCCTCGCCTCAACCTCGCCGTTCTCTCGCCGTCCCAGGTCTTCGTTCGCGTGGTTCATCTGCCCAAGGCGGAGGATCCGGCGGAGACTCATTCGATGCTCGAGTTTCAGCTCGAGAAGCTTTCTCCGCTGCCGGTCCCTCAGATTGTCTGGACCTACGAGTTGGTGCCCTCGCGTGGGTTGAGCGAAAACCAGACCGTGATTTTGGTGGTGGTGGCCCGGCAGTTGGTCGAGGAGTTGCTCGGAAAGCTGGAGGGGTTTGGCTATCTCGCGGACCGGATCGAGCTTCCGTTCATCGATCAGTTGCTGGCACTGGAGATCAGTCGGGATTGCGCGCTGCTGTTTCCGATCACCATTGAGGACGGTTCCCAGTCGTTCTGGGTCGCGTGGTGGTATGGGGGCACTCTGCAGAGCATTGGGCAGATCCATCTGCCGGCCGAGGGGAATTTCGGCGAAGCTCTCAAATCTCAGCTCGGACAGATGGCGTGGGCGGGCGAATTGGAGGGCTGGCTCACGACTCTGCCGCGCTACTATCTGGTCGCGGAGGCCGTTGTCGGCCAAGCGTTGCTCGCGCGCCTGGAAGGTCATTTCGA
The DNA window shown above is from Verrucomicrobiales bacterium and carries:
- the tadA gene encoding Flp pilus assembly complex ATPase component TadA, which codes for MSFLSLKNLISEVTQSTPDQVDAWSKAWRVAAENGGQESLIEFIARECGRSEETFLQELAKRLNWPFLELRSLSIPTEARNRISTKVAFQYSVIPANVVDGQLQVAVSNPFDPSMINSVQFDARSPVQFALAPRAEIDKALKKYYGVGAETLDELSKDEPMELVVAEDKEITEGDQEASVIKFVNQIVWEAFKDRATDIHFEPAEDELRIRYRIDGILHQTPMPPQLKHYQSSIISRIKVMAGMNIAEKRLPQDGRINVRIKGEEIDIRVSTVPTVYGESVSLRLLTRGKIFFGLEKLGFGGEEEAALREIIVKPHGIMLVTGPTGSGKSTSLYAFLSTINSVTKRIITIEEPVEYELKGINQIAVRSDIGLTFAVGLRHILRQDPNVIMVGEIRDLETAEIAIRAALTGHLVFSTLHTNDAPSAFTRLIDMGIEPFLVASSVEAVMAQRLVRRICPKCKVEQKVERDYLVKAGFPEAGMAQAKFWKGTGCEECRQLGYQGREGIHELMVMNDALRPLILNRSAASTIAAKAMDYGMKTLRTDGWKKALAGITTIEEVLRVTQSEEHMRSLVEEEKTDKWAKA
- a CDS encoding enoyl-ACP reductase, coding for MTLLSGKIGVVFGVANKRSIAWAIAQAWHKAGAQLAFTYQGERLKENVEELASTFGADTLLIPCDVTRDEDIQRVFTEVGQKYGKLHLLLHSVAYAPKDALEGKFVDTSREAFRVAHDVSAYSLVALARGAAPLMTEGGSIVAMSYYGAEKVVPHYNVMGVAKAALEASTRYLAYDLGPQKIRVNCISAGPMNTLAARGIAGFLDMMKHYEAHSPLKRNVAPDELGATGAFLASDGAAAITGQVLYVDCGYQIMGM